In a genomic window of Trachemys scripta elegans isolate TJP31775 chromosome 12, CAS_Tse_1.0, whole genome shotgun sequence:
- the TMEM74B gene encoding transmembrane protein 74B, whose amino-acid sequence MATSCPLELRGLGKGPGGCSVPRTAPTAGLDNASYQAPEEEETWFRSGEEAGSGPGGGAARARAQRGDLSPRSEDGPLPEPAGHSVDYGFISALIFLVSGIVLVVIAYTIPREPRVDPAAVTAREMERLEMYYARLGSHLDKCIIAGLGLLTLGGMLLSVLLLVSIYKGELYRRRTFPGSRGPRKTYGSINLRLRQLNGDGGQALVENEVIQVTESTAISQGS is encoded by the coding sequence ATGGCGacttcctgccccctggagcTGAGGGGCCTCGGGAAGGGCCCCGGGGGCTGCTCAGTACCGCGGACAGCTCCCACCGCCGGCCTGGACAACGCCTCCTACCAGGCGCCGGAGGAAGAGGAAACCTGGTTCCGGAGCGGCGAGGAGGCGGGGAGCGGCCCCGGGGGAGGCGCCGCCCGGGCCAGGGCGCAGCGGGGAGACCTCTCGCCCAGGTCGGAGGATGGGCCCCTGCCGGAGCCCGCTGGCCACTCTGTGGACTATGGGTTCATTTCGGCCTTGATCTTCCTCGTGAGTGGGATTGTGCTGGTGGTGATCGCCTACACCATCCCCCGGGAGCCCCGGGTGGACCCCGCCGCAGTGACGGCCCGGGAGATGGAGAGGCTGGAGATGTACTACGCGCGCCTGGGCTCCCACTTGGACAAGTGTATCATCGCAGGCCTGGGGCTGCTGACCTTGGGGGGCATGCTGCTCTCCGTGCTGCTGCTGGTCTCCATATACAAAGGGGAGCTGTACCGGAGACGGACCTTCCCGGGCTCCCGGGGGCCAAGGAAAACCTACGGATCTATAAATCTGAGACTGAGACAACTCAATGGCGATGGGGGACAAGCCTTGGTAGAGAATGAAGTCATCCAGGTGACAGAGTCTACAGCAATCAGCCAGGGGTCTTAG